GCATCTGACCATCGATGACCCCTTCTTCGAGATATGATAGGATCGGGCTCATCCAAAGGCTCCTTCTTAGGCCAGAATGGGGACCGGCTCGTCACGGCGTTTTTGGAGAGCAAGCAAAAGCCTTCGGTTGTTGGGTcggggtcgtcgaggaacgATTGAATAGCGTCCCCCAGTGTGATAATGGGCCAGCCATTGATCAAAAACACCATCAttgccatgatgatgagcttgatcgAGGTGCAGATTATGATGACGACCATGATGGGTTGATTAGCGTTGAGGGCGCAGTTTCCTTCGACAACCTCGCTATGACAATGTCTTGCTGGAAGAAACCACGGTGCCCACTGTTCAGGTTGCTGTGTCAAGTTGTGGATTGACTCGTAACAGAGAGATTCAGACTCGTAAGCTGGTCGAAAACCGTAGCACATCCTGAGCAGATATTAGCGGTGTTGGGTGGGAGTTTGATTTACATCTCGTACCATTCATAAGGCCTATACATGCCCAAGGTAGTATTGACATGTTTTCCCGCAAGGTACTCGTAACCAAAAGCAAATGGGCCTTTTTCCGTTTCGTTGGCAGCAGTTACTATTATTGTTCTTCGGCCACTGACAACGGATTGTGCATAGGCGTCGATGCATTGCTCATTGGACAGACGCTTAAAATTGCCAACGTCGTTCTCTTCGGCCGAGCCGGGTCGAGACTGGCTTGCCTTGACACTATTTAGATACTCTGTTGCATTGGGAGGAAGCTGTTGctcttctcccctcccccaTCCCCTGCCGTGTACGTCTTTGTGAATGGGCGGCGTGAGCCGGACAGGGACCGGATCGGTGCTGTTCCAAAAGTCGCGAGAAACGACGTACACTTGATAGCTGTTGGTATCCAGAGTCATGAAAAAGGCCGAGTTGTACCTTGATGCGGTTTATAAGCAGGTGACCGGAAGGGAGTACTAAAAAGGAGTCTCACAAAAGATGAATGGGAATGGAAGAAATGGCAATCAGGAACCAAAGAACGGCCTTGTACCCCTTGATAGCCTTGAGGTTGCGAATGCTCTGAACACCGATGTCAAGCCAGACACCCTTGTCATGCGCTGTCTGCAAGTCTTTTCGCGTCGGCGCTGTTAAACACTGCATGCAATAGTTACTCCCGCCGAGGAGCAAGGTGGCGACGGCGGTTGTCCCTAAATGGATGAGGGTGTTGTATGTGGCGGCGTCGCGGCAGTTGCCAGTCCAGAGAACACCGACGCCATTGTCGAAAGAATCGAGGGTAGGGATCCAGACAGCGAGGACGACGTGAACAACGAGGGAGATCAAGGCGCCAAGAGCAAAGTACGATGCGCCAACGCGCCACCCAGAGAAGCGTGTGGTTTTCTTGGCAGGCGAGGAAGTCTCTTGCGTTCTTTCAACTCTCGTGTTGGGCAAATTCTCTTCAGTTTCCCTGTTGAGTAGTCCTGTTAGGTCGGTCAACTCTTGGGATTGTCCGTCAACGTCGTCGCGGAAGCCGTGATCGAATGAGCGGCTCATTGCGCCAAGGGTTATCTGGCTCTGTGCCTTGGGTCGAGAAAGTCAAACTCAAGCTGCATTACGGTCATGTCGaagcaaggagaagatggctaTGTAATGAGGGATTACACATCGCCCAGAGTGCGCGTTATTTTTAGCAACTATGTTGGTTGGGGCTGGGTTGTCAGCCTCCTTGGGTGAGACCGACTGTTTTTAATCTGCAAGCATCTACCTAGCCATCCTGAAGAAGCTTTTTTCTTGATTGGTGGTCCAGCTGCCTGTGTTGGAACCTCGTCCCACTCGAGGGGCTGAGGACAGGGGAGCGCAAGTTGGGCACAGCATCAGCACGCATGCCTTGGAAATTCGCCTTGCTCAGCCAACATAAGAGGTGCTTTACGTCCAGATCAGCCGTTTTTTGAGATCCTTGCATGCACGACGATGTAGAAAATATGCACTCAGCCTAGAAGCAAGGCTCCCCTCTTTGAGATGCTGATAAGATGTTGCTGGCACCTTGACAGATATCTCACACACAGCCTTGTTTTTTCGCGTCGCCTTTTCAAGCAGCGCGCTCCATGACTACCCCTTCTCAGTCCACCCGATCAAGTCGACATTGGTATCTAGTTGCCAGCTTATGGTAATCTGGCAAACAAACACCTCGGTCCAACTCGCACGCCGCTCCCTTCAATGACGCTCCTATTCTGGCGTCTGTTGGATGATATTCATGGGTCGGCTCGTGGTAGATTCCGAGCTGCTTTTATCACCCACATaatcctcgtcgtcattaCTCTGTTGCTCACCATCAGACTTTTACTACATTGCAATCGCAAAGCCAGAAAGAATAAGGATTATGGAACCACGTTTTTTACGTATCTTCAAGTTGCTATTGGGTTTTTGGCTATGTGAGTGCTCTTCTCTCGACGCAATATGTCCTCCCTCTCGCCAAGAGTCACTGACGAGGTACGTCGATCCAGGTTCTGCTTCCTAGACCTCTGTGAATACGCGTCCATTCTACCTctgatgaaggaggaagaCATAGGTTTCAATTTCGACGAACCCGCAGTGACTATCCCAGATCGCTTTCAGCAGGATATCGCGGGCCCAGCCAGGCTTTTCTATTACTTGACGGATGGCTTAATCTTCCTGATTTTGGTCCTCGTTGGCTCTAGTCTCAGCAGCCCCAAGCATGGGAGCGAAAGACGATATTGGGGCATTGCGAAAATCTTTTCACTTACAGCTCCCTTTACGCTATTAGTCCTCTGCCTCGCATATATTGGGTATCTATGCGAGTTCATCAGCTCAATGCTTCGTGATGGCTCTCGTCGTGGCTATCTCGGGGTAATCCTCCGGATCGATATGGCGTGTTCTGGACTTGTGCTCACTCTTTCTTGCCTGGTTTTGATTTGTGCAGTAAGGACCGCACTCAGTCACCATGGTTTCCATGCTCGAAAGGTAAGGCTGTGGTACTGTTGATACGTTTAGTTGCTGACTGAACATGGGATAGTTCTCTTCCAGCCAGGTCCTATACATCCAATGCTCTGTTCTATGGGCTACAAGAGCTATCTTCTATACCGCCTTTGTCTGTATCAGCTACAGGCTCTCACAGCTACGACCAACGGATGAATGCCTAGAGGAAATTACCTCAATAGAGTCAGAGGAGTCAGGGGAATCTGCTTCTTGCATTCTGGATCGGGTTCCTGGCTGGTATGCGTATTTTCTCAACGTCGTCTTTGCCGCATGGCCGGAATACCTTATTCTTCATCTCTTGGTAAAAAGGGCcgacgttgatgagctggtaGAGTTCTTTGTGCAGGAAGATGTAGAGTTGGACATGGTTAGTATCGCTAGTTCGGATTACAGCTAGCTTTAGCAGGAGGACGAGAATGAAAAACAGGGCGACCGCCAGGAGATTGGTGAAGCATCTTTTGACAAGGGAAGCTTGGTCGACATCACATGGTGCTTGGGGTCAGAGGAGTGTAGGATGCTGACCCGGATCAATCCTCGAGTTTGATGTTTGCCTCCCAAAGTTAGCAGAACATTTCGCTATATGTTTGCCAGACGTTCAACCTAGCTCGCCAGAGCCTCCCATAGCCTCTACTTCTGCATGCTCTTCGAAAGAGTCTATGCATGCATCTGCTTGTTGCCGCTATAGCCTAGCTAGCATCAATCCACACTATTCCCCTTTTGTATTGTGCTGGTGGCGTGTTTAAGAGCCGGTATGGGTAACAACAACATCAATCCACGCCTGGCATGGCCCGCCGCTGAGgctcgagggcgaggactACTGATCAACAAACCAATCATGTAAGAATTAAGCAAACTCAATGTTGTTCAAACCATCCAAGCTTAAAAGACAAACTGCTCGATCACTATTCTTTCCGACCCCGTCTCTCCAAACTACCTGAGATACACACTTGTGGTTTCCCTCGAGATATGTGTGCCCAGAAGTCTACCAACTCCAACCCTTTCATAGACCTGAGCCAATCCTCCCAATGGTCGGACTAACATCACATAACGAACGACGTCGCCATTCTCGTCTGCTAGTTTACTCTTGCCAACCACAATACATCGCCAAGCGGTCGAGTCAAACGTGAACGTGTTGCAGTCAATGACGGCTCTGCCCAGGAGATCGTCTCCACCAATCAAGAGTTGGCTTGCTTCAGCGGCCAGCTGCCCGTCCCATTCCGCACCTTCCGATACGCTGTCAATAGGGTTCGTAGGGTTTCCCGTCCAGCTGACTTGGCGGAAGGGAATATCCATGTACTGGATATCCCCTGAACACGCCATCCAGGACCAAGAGGGAACAGCCCTCCTGTCTCCGTAAGGTATACGGGACAAGCTATTCGGCGTCTTAGCTTGCCAAAGAAGGGTCCTCTCAAAGTAGCCCCAGATCACCCCGTAATCTGCCCGAGACTTGAAGGTCTGGGAGAGCCGTTTCTGTAGACCTAGAATCGCCTTGGATCGGTCGGTGGGATTTGTGAGTTCAAGCGCACAGTAGACCCGATATAAGTGATGCACAAGTCGAATCCGCTCGTCCTTATAGTACTGTAGCGCGAGATTTGGGAAACTAGGGTCGCCGAGAAACTGCGAGTGTGGACTGCATCGTATTAGTTATGGATGAACATTTGGCCTGTGCCCATGACCCTTCCACGTCATCTACTCACTTCCGTAGCTGAGCTAGGGTCTCGCAGTAGATACCATGCCCACATTCCCAATAGGTTTGGGTCGATGTGAAATGTATGGTGCGTCGAGAAAGCGCTCTTTCCTGTAGCACCCAACCACGACTATTCAGAACGCTCTGCTCGACATGCCCCCGGAAATCGTCGATTGCCTCGGCCAGATATAATACGGGCCCCTGAGAAGTATGGATAGTGGCGCACGACCTTGGGGTTCTGTCCCCGAGAAACCCATCCAACGAGGACCGAGCGGAACTTGCAGCGATGGTGCAATATGCAGAGCTGAAAACCTCTTGCATCTTGGCAGACTCGACCTCCcagtcttcttcatcttcttgaaTAATACAGAGGGAGTCGATCCAGAGATACGCAACACCAAGCGCACGAGTGACTCTCACTGCATCTTGAAAGGTTTTTGGCATTTCATCGAGCGGAATTTCGTCCTTGCGACTGTCAAAGTTACTAGCAGATGTAATGAATCTTTGCACGTTTTTGAGATTTCCCCAACAGTGGCTCAAAGCAATATACTTGTCCCAGGTATTGTTTCTAGTCTCTATAAGTCGGAGGCAAGGGTTCTCAACTGTACCGACAAATATGACTCTTGTAGGCATGCTGTCAATGTGCCCCTCCTGTTCCTGAGCAGAGGCGCAGTTGTGAGACGTATCGCACAAATGTATCCATTCATTGATAAGCTTGAATTGCTGTGGGCTAGCGCTGTCGGGAAGAACCGGTAGGCCGAGCTGGGTGTATGATGGAGCATTGCCGCCAGAGACTGGAAAGAGGTTAGCATCCTCTTGAAAACGTGGGTGGCAACTAAGCACCACATACGCGGGTCGGAGTATATGGAAATAACGGGAGTCGCACTCGGAATGACTCGAAATGTATGTGAGGTATCGTCTCGGAACAGCTTCACTGGCCCTtcaggcttgggcttgactCTTGAAAGACAGCGGAACAAGAGGTGACAGAGCGAGCAATCGTCCGGGCCGCTCTCCAACTCTTCAATCCTGCGATGTAAGTCCAAGGTAAGGAGTTCAAAGTCCAGCGCGGCGCAGGAATCGCAAAGTCTCGACGTATCAGTCGTTGGGCGTAAGGAAGGCCAATCGAGAAGCGAGATGAGGGTGCGCACACTTTCGCTATCTGTTATGTTGCTCCACTGGTCATAAAGCAAACTCGTGCGCTGAATAAATTAGTCAAATAAAAAATTTATAGAAATAAACTCGGTCCTTTTCATTGTAAACTTACCGGCTGTGCGGTGTTAGCAACTCTAGTCAATGTGAGCTGAAGGGCTGACTCGCATTCTTCAAGCCTCGAGGAGGCTCTCGTTAGCCACCACCAAAGGATAAGGACACTTTATATGGCATACACTTACGTACTGAGTATTGAGGGTCAGTACTAGTGCCCAAAGAATTTGTCAGGGAATTTAGGTTACTTCTTTGGAAGGATGTGGCATAGTTTTCTCTGCCTTGACGTCCGACGCGCTCATGAGCTTCGCCAGTTTCTCAAGCTCAGGATTGAACAGGTATTGATGGTTCTCTGAGCATTGACTCTGGATCTTTTTGAGTTCAGGCAACAAGTCCATGGTAGTCGTGCGTTCATCTACCTCCGGGACGAGAAGCCGTTCGAAGATCAATCTGACCATATCCCGGAGCGCTGAATGACCTTTGAGGTCATCGGTCAGTATCTTGTCGATCCAATCCCTAACAACTTGGTGTATTTGAGGCTTTTGAAAAGGGTCGTTCTTCCAGAATCCGTCGTCCTTGTGCTCTTGGAAGAGTGTGCCCCTGAACGAGGCAAGGCCGCTTCGACCATAGAGCAACCAAATGGTGAACTCCAGGAAGACGCATCCTAGGCTCCACACGTCATACTTCCGTGAGACCGCAATCTTCTCTCGGTCAGGAGACATTTCTGGCGGCTCATAGATCCTGCTTCCGTGTCGAGTGGTCGTAGCTTTGGTCCGGTCTCGGGTATAGTCAGGGTGATATTTTGCGAGACCAACGTCGGCAAGCACCAGAGTCCTCTCATTGCCGGAAACGAAGCAAAGTATGTTGTTTGGCTTGAGGTCGCCATGGCGAATGTGCTCCTGATGTAGCAGCTTGAGGCCTTCAGAGAGGCCCACCATCTGCCCAATAGCCCAAGAGACAAGGTCTTTATTAAGACTGGCTGAGTGTTTTTGCCAAAAGTCCCAAAGACTGCCCTCCTGTGCCCACGGGAACACGAAGCACCTAGAATCTCCCTTTCTGTATGCGGCAACCGCTTTGATCAGATGGGAATGATTCAGATTCCTCATCTCCTCAAGCGTGACCCGTTCTTTGGTGTAGAACTTGTCGACATCAGTGGCCTCCGAGCCTTGGATGGTCAACGTCTTCACAGCAACTTGGATATGTCGCTCAGTCTCTTGGTCCGTCTCTTGGTCCTAGTTAAATGATGTTAGAGGATTGCCTCGGGGGGACGGGTGTGGAGGGTATTACTTTAGACAGACTCTGATACTCATGATGTTCATTGTGGAGGCCGCGCTTGCTGATCATCCCAAAGTACCCCGCGTTCGAGGAGGTATCAGAGCCCTGTGTGGGCACGTAAGGGAGCCGAGACTTCTGATAAAACACATGGGCGAGCTTGTTCTGCGAGAAAACTGGGGCGAGGAAAATCCATTGGTTGTGAAAGAAGAACTCAAGTTTGGCTCCAGACCAGTTCAGGAAGCAGGGCAGGTGTTTCTTGTCTGCGTACGGCGAAGTGTCGTTGACGCGCCACCTGTGAATTAATACCCTGGAGTGATCTCGGGACGGCTTCGTGTACACTGGAAGGTCGTTGTCGGTGAAGCCGGCTTTTTGAAGGTCCCGGATGTACTCGATAGCGTCGGAGTAAATAAGGGTTAGGAACACTCGCCCAGCGCTGCTCACGACGTACTGGGTCAATTTCTGAACGTCTTGAGGTCTATTTAGCGCGTTATCCAATGTGAGTCTCACCCGGTCACTCTCAGTCAATGACAAAATAGCCTCTCGGGGTACAAAAGAGTCATAGATGTTCTGGTCGGTatcatcaccctcctccCCGAATCGGTTCACAAAACATTTTTGGATGTTGTCGAAAGTGATGGGCTCTGCTTGTTGGGGGTTGTTAGATGCCATTGAATCCATAAAGGCAAGAATTCTCAGTCGTGAGACATGTGTAGGATCGAGTTGAGGTGGTGGAAGTCCTGAGACCTGTGAAATGGGCCACGCAACCAATATTATAAAGATCGGAGGCGATAAAAGAAATGAGAGAAGGAGAGTGCGCAATCCGCGTTTTTCACATTGTTTATAGTCAGTTTATGGTGTCACTACCATCGTGCCCAAAGCATGTCCTACCCGGCTCTTCTGCTTTTATGTGGCTTTCTGCATGTGGGCTATGGGTGGCGCGGTCACGCCCACCTTGTACACAAATCAACAAATTGTCGCATGCCAAGCCTGCTCCGCCCTCCGTCCAACCCCTGATGACCAATGTGTGACCAATATTAAACAGGCTGCAAGTGAGGCCTGCTAGGAGGCCCCGAAAACGCCCTTCCTGTGCTTTTTGTGACCCCGAGGGTCTGTTACGCGGGCTGTCAGAACTGAGTTCGCCGGCGAGTATGCCACGGCATCGGCTGATGTTGCCAGACGTTGGGCAATTGCGGCGGCGCTC
This window of the Fusarium keratoplasticum isolate Fu6.1 chromosome 3, whole genome shotgun sequence genome carries:
- a CDS encoding Protein kinase domain-containing protein — protein: MDSMASNNPQQAEPITFDNIQKCFVNRFGEEGDDTDQNIYDSFVPREAILSLTESDRVRLTLDNALNRPQDVQKLTQYVVSSAGRVFLTLIYSDAIEYIRDLQKAGFTDNDLPVYTKPSRDHSRVLIHRWRVNDTSPYADKKHLPCFLNWSGAKLEFFFHNQWIFLAPVFSQNKLAHVFYQKSRLPYVPTQGSDTSSNAGYFGMISKRGLHNEHHEYQSLSKDQETDQETERHIQVAVKTLTIQGSEATDVDKFYTKERVTLEEMRNLNHSHLIKAVAAYRKGDSRCFVFPWAQEGSLWDFWQKHSASLNKDLVSWAIGQMVGLSEGLKLLHQEHIRHGDLKPNNILCFVSGNERTLVLADVGLAKYHPDYTRDRTKATTTRHGSRIYEPPEMSPDREKIAVSRKYDVWSLGCVFLEFTIWLLYGRSGLASFRGTLFQEHKDDGFWKNDPFQKPQIHQVVRDWIDKILTDDLKGHSALRDMVRLIFERLLVPEVDERTTTMDLLPELKKIQSQCSENHQYLFNPELEKLAKLMSASDVKAEKTMPHPSKEYVSRTSLLYDQWSNITDSESVRTLISLLDWPSLRPTTDTSRLCDSCAALDFELLTLDLHRRIEELESGPDDCSLCHLLFRCLSRVKPKPEGPVKLFRDDTSHTFRVIPSATPVISIYSDPLSGGNAPSYTQLGLPVLPDSASPQQFKLINEWIHLCDTSHNCASAQEQEGHIDSMPTRVIFVGTVENPCLRLIETRNNTWDKYIALSHCWGNLKNVQRFITSASNFDSRKDEIPLDEMPKTFQDAVRVTRALGVAYLWIDSLCIIQEDEEDWEVESAKMQEVFSSAYCTIAASSARSSLDGFLGDRTPRSCATIHTSQGPVLYLAEAIDDFRGHVEQSVLNSRGWVLQERALSRRTIHFTSTQTYWECGHGIYCETLAQLRNPHSQFLGDPSFPNLALQYYKDERIRLVHHLYRVYCALELTNPTDRSKAILGLQKRLSQTFKSRADYGVIWGYFERTLLWQAKTPNSLSRIPYGDRRAVPSWSWMACSGDIQYMDIPFRQVSWTGNPTNPIDSVSEGAEWDGQLAAEASQLLIGGDDLLGRAVIDCNTFTFDSTAWRCIVVGKSKLADENGDVVRYVMLVRPLGGLAQVYERVGVGRLLGTHISRETTSVYLR